A single genomic interval of Astyanax mexicanus isolate ESR-SI-001 chromosome 4, AstMex3_surface, whole genome shotgun sequence harbors:
- the LOC125801666 gene encoding dual specificity protein phosphatase 14-like has translation MAISQITPSLFLSGVEAVNPAALARRKVTLLVLAADELPFPESAGIDLLRLPIRDEPHAPLAQHFDSVAERIQQNRSGSTLVCCAAGRSRSPALVMAFLIKNEGLSLLQAYQRVLEVRPFIRPNAGFWRQLLEYERRFHLCNSVRMVATSQGVLPEAVGQAQDLPHCLDL, from the coding sequence ATGGCGATCTCTCAGATCACACCGTCGCTGTTCCTGAGCGGTGTGGAGGCTGTGAACCCGGCCGCTCTCGCCCGCAGGAAGGTCACTCTGCTGGTCCTCGCTGCAGACGAGCTGCCGTTTCCGGAGTCTGCAGGAATAGACCTCCTGCGTCTTCCCATCCGTGACGAGCCGCACGCCCCCCTCGCTCAGCACTTCGACAGCGTGGCCGAGAGAATCCAGCAGAACCGCAGTGGAAGCACGCTGGTGTGCTGTGCCGCGGGCAGGAGCAGGTCTCCGGCGCTCGTCATGGCCTTCCTCATAAAGAACGAAGGACTCTCGCTGCTGCAGGCGTACCAGCGGGTGCTGGAGGTCCGGCCGTTCATCCGGCCCAATGCCGGCTTTTGGAGGCAGCTGCTGGAGTACGAGCGGCGGTTCCACCTCTGCAACAGTGTGAGGATGGTGGCCACCTCGCAGGGAGTTCTGCCTGAGGCAGTCGGACAAGCACAGGACCTTCCGCACTGCCTGGACCTTTAA